In one Halorubrum sp. CBA1229 genomic region, the following are encoded:
- a CDS encoding N-acetyltransferase, with protein MTRSADDEESAAAPDPRVRAARPTDADRIRELQGFLWRPNPDLLEYGLAVGSALVSVADGRTVGYLLPVDAPNRPGVHVAELVVDPDHRREGRASGLLSAAIADADGPVTLQAHPDNEGALALYDGLGFEVVDRRADAYADGDALVLRRE; from the coding sequence TTGACCCGCTCTGCCGACGACGAGGAGTCCGCCGCCGCCCCCGACCCGCGCGTTCGGGCCGCCCGCCCGACCGACGCCGACCGGATCCGCGAGCTGCAGGGGTTCCTCTGGCGGCCGAACCCGGACCTCCTGGAGTACGGGCTCGCGGTCGGGTCGGCGCTCGTGAGCGTCGCGGACGGCCGGACCGTCGGCTACCTGCTCCCGGTCGACGCCCCGAACCGGCCCGGCGTCCACGTCGCCGAGCTCGTCGTCGACCCGGACCACCGGCGCGAGGGGCGCGCCAGCGGCCTCCTCTCGGCCGCGATCGCGGACGCGGACGGACCCGTGACGCTGCAGGCGCACCCCGACAACGAGGGGGCGCTCGCGCTGTACGACGGGCTCGGCTTCGAGGTCGTCGACCGGCGCGCCGACGCGTACGCCGACGGCGACGCGCTCGTGTTGCGGCGGGAGTAA
- a CDS encoding DUF92 domain-containing protein, with protein sequence MIRRLRRASTFAAVAALAALAPTLGDAAVVPFLAVAGLAFFGIRDGEWFETLALPGDREEERLYGLVAFSVAAAGLALFASLPRAPLPYEAFAAAALAVGGGRLGRELVGRSTSDEFPLVAGYVGVGALAALAGQVAVRLQTELLGVAGGLSLGGPAPAPSLDPAGATSALATALPDLVFLASVAALTAALVRSLVFARDAHITVILVAFAVWGFVALDPAVTVPLVAFGLGVTAALGYVSFALGTASVPGMLTGVLSALLAVVLGGVGWFLTLMAFYAVGGLASKYRFDEKAARGVAQENEGARGTGNVLANSAVALAALLGYAATPHLGVPAAPFAFAFAGATATAMADTLSSEIGGLFDGPRLVTTLRRVEPGTDGAITWQGELAGLAGALLVGGLAAVGMPVGDPVVGGGLVVLAGVAGMTVDSVLGAVVEGERVGNQAVNFLATLSGAAVAVAAALGVAGF encoded by the coding sequence GTGATACGGAGGCTCCGACGCGCGAGTACCTTCGCCGCTGTGGCCGCGCTCGCGGCCCTCGCGCCGACGCTCGGCGACGCCGCCGTCGTGCCCTTCCTCGCCGTCGCCGGCCTCGCCTTCTTCGGGATCCGCGACGGCGAGTGGTTCGAGACGCTCGCGCTCCCGGGCGACCGGGAGGAGGAGCGGCTGTACGGACTGGTCGCCTTCTCGGTCGCCGCCGCGGGCCTCGCGCTGTTCGCCTCGCTCCCCCGCGCGCCGCTCCCGTACGAGGCGTTCGCCGCGGCGGCGCTCGCCGTCGGCGGCGGGCGACTGGGCCGGGAGCTCGTCGGCCGGTCGACGAGCGACGAGTTCCCGCTCGTCGCCGGCTACGTCGGCGTCGGCGCGCTCGCGGCCCTCGCCGGACAGGTCGCGGTGCGCCTCCAGACGGAGCTCCTCGGCGTCGCCGGCGGCCTCTCCCTCGGCGGGCCCGCCCCGGCCCCGAGCCTCGACCCCGCGGGGGCGACGTCGGCGCTGGCGACCGCCCTCCCCGACCTCGTCTTCCTGGCGTCCGTGGCCGCGCTGACGGCCGCGCTCGTGCGGTCGCTGGTGTTCGCCCGCGACGCGCACATCACGGTCATCCTCGTCGCGTTCGCGGTCTGGGGGTTCGTCGCGCTCGACCCGGCGGTCACGGTCCCCCTCGTCGCGTTCGGGCTCGGCGTGACCGCCGCGCTCGGCTACGTCTCCTTCGCGCTCGGCACCGCCTCGGTCCCGGGCATGCTGACCGGGGTGCTCTCCGCCCTGCTCGCCGTCGTGCTCGGCGGCGTCGGCTGGTTCCTCACGCTGATGGCCTTCTACGCCGTCGGCGGCCTCGCCTCCAAGTACCGGTTCGACGAGAAGGCCGCGCGCGGCGTCGCCCAGGAGAACGAGGGGGCCCGCGGCACCGGCAACGTGCTGGCGAACTCCGCGGTCGCCTTGGCCGCGCTCCTCGGCTACGCGGCGACCCCCCACCTCGGCGTGCCGGCCGCCCCCTTCGCGTTCGCCTTCGCCGGGGCGACCGCCACCGCGATGGCCGACACGCTCTCCTCGGAGATCGGCGGGCTGTTCGACGGGCCCCGGCTCGTCACGACCCTCCGGCGGGTCGAGCCCGGCACCGACGGCGCGATCACGTGGCAGGGCGAGCTCGCCGGGCTCGCGGGCGCGCTCCTCGTCGGCGGCCTCGCCGCGGTCGGGATGCCGGTCGGCGACCCGGTCGTCGGCGGCGGGCTCGTCGTCCTCGCGGGCGTCGCCGGCATGACCGTCGACAGCGTCCTCGGCGCGGTGGTCGAGGGCGAGCGCGTCGGCAACCAGGCCGTGAACTTCCTCGCGACGCTGTCCGGGGCGGCGGTCGCGGTCGCGGCCGCGCTGGGGGTGGCGGGGTTTTGA
- a CDS encoding HAD-IIA family hydrolase, with amino-acid sequence MAFSGAVIDVDGTVVRGNDPIPGAPAGYRRLREAGIETLFVSNNPTKAPPAYVDRLGAAGYDVDADRVFTAGTVTTRYLREHHADDDLLCIGDPGLLDQFAEAGLSTTDDVDAADALVASISRNFDYDDLCTAMWTLERDVPFIGTDPDVVIPAPERDAPGSGAVINAIAGVAEREPDVVLGKPSDPAIEMVSERLPYPPEECLVVGDRLNTDIALGERAGMTTVLVRSGVTDEDRLAAADVTPDYVLDDLGDIDRVID; translated from the coding sequence ATGGCATTCAGCGGCGCCGTCATCGACGTGGACGGCACGGTCGTGCGAGGCAACGATCCGATCCCGGGCGCTCCGGCGGGCTACCGTCGGCTCCGCGAGGCCGGGATCGAGACGCTGTTCGTCTCGAACAACCCGACCAAGGCGCCGCCCGCGTACGTCGACCGGCTCGGCGCCGCGGGGTACGACGTCGACGCCGACCGGGTGTTCACGGCCGGGACGGTGACGACGCGCTACCTCCGCGAGCACCACGCCGACGACGACCTGCTGTGTATCGGCGATCCCGGGCTGCTCGACCAGTTCGCGGAGGCGGGGCTCTCGACCACCGACGACGTCGACGCCGCCGATGCCCTCGTCGCCTCGATCTCCCGAAATTTCGACTACGACGACCTCTGTACCGCCATGTGGACGCTCGAGCGCGACGTGCCGTTCATCGGCACCGACCCCGACGTTGTCATCCCGGCCCCCGAGCGCGACGCGCCCGGCTCCGGGGCGGTGATCAACGCGATCGCCGGCGTCGCGGAGCGCGAGCCCGACGTCGTCTTGGGCAAGCCGTCGGACCCCGCGATCGAGATGGTGAGCGAGCGGCTTCCCTACCCGCCCGAGGAGTGCCTCGTCGTCGGCGACCGTCTGAACACGGACATCGCGCTCGGCGAGCGAGCGGGAATGACCACGGTCCTCGTCCGGTCCGGCGTGACCGACGAGGACCGGCTCGCCGCCGCCGACGTCACCCCCGACTACGTCCTCGACGATCTCGGTGACATCGACCGAGTCATCGACTGA
- a CDS encoding SDR family NAD(P)-dependent oxidoreductase, protein MRVLVTGAAGGIGGGVVRTLAAADHDVTGIDRDADGLAALPDAAETHALDLRDGDAVEALLAGREFDRVVSCVGGYEIAAVEDTAVDSFRRQLDTNLTAVHTVVRAALPSIRERGGRIVVVGSMIGSTALPYHGAYSAAKAGLRGYADALRREVEPHGATVAFVEPGPVPTGFNERAAAGISDRNAKDPDGPYADAYRAFEGYAPAATDLETVVERVVVAATTERPRAVYRVSRRARWLPRLAAVLPDRLYDRLVRAGLPGGVLGRLIDR, encoded by the coding sequence ATGCGCGTCCTCGTGACCGGGGCGGCCGGCGGGATCGGCGGCGGCGTCGTCAGAACGCTCGCGGCCGCAGACCACGACGTGACCGGAATCGACCGCGACGCCGACGGGCTGGCCGCCCTCCCCGACGCCGCGGAGACGCACGCCCTCGATCTACGCGACGGCGACGCGGTCGAGGCGCTGCTCGCCGGGCGCGAGTTCGACCGCGTCGTCTCCTGCGTCGGCGGGTACGAGATCGCGGCGGTCGAGGACACCGCCGTGGACTCGTTCCGCCGCCAGCTCGACACGAACCTGACCGCGGTCCACACGGTCGTCCGGGCCGCGCTCCCGTCGATCCGCGAGCGCGGCGGCCGGATCGTCGTGGTCGGCTCGATGATCGGGTCGACCGCGCTCCCCTATCACGGCGCCTACAGCGCCGCGAAGGCCGGACTGCGGGGGTACGCCGACGCCCTCCGCCGCGAAGTCGAGCCCCACGGCGCGACGGTCGCGTTCGTCGAGCCCGGGCCGGTCCCGACCGGGTTCAACGAGCGCGCGGCCGCGGGGATTTCGGACCGGAACGCGAAGGACCCCGACGGCCCGTACGCCGACGCCTACCGGGCGTTCGAGGGGTACGCGCCCGCCGCGACCGACCTCGAGACCGTGGTCGAGCGGGTCGTCGTCGCGGCAACGACCGAGCGGCCGCGCGCGGTCTACCGAGTGAGCCGCCGCGCGCGCTGGCTCCCGCGGCTGGCCGCGGTGCTCCCAGATCGGCTGTACGACCGCCTGGTCCGCGCCGGGCTCCCGGGCGGGGTGCTCGGGCGGCTCATCGATCGGTAG
- a CDS encoding dihydrofolate reductase has product MGGDAPAGDGAGSAEIADVDLVIVAAVAENGVIGDEGGMPWHYPADLAHFKRLTTGHPVIVGRKTYESIAARIGGPLPDRTSVVLTTRDLDLPEGAVAANDVSGAVVLAAADAADRGVDEAYVIGGAAVYEQFLDLADRMVLTEVPGRPDGDTRFPDWDADAWREVDREVVPDAETDGDGDLAFVTYERKTD; this is encoded by the coding sequence ATGGGCGGCGACGCGCCCGCCGGCGACGGCGCGGGCAGCGCCGAGATCGCCGACGTCGACCTCGTCATCGTCGCCGCCGTCGCCGAGAACGGCGTCATCGGCGACGAGGGCGGGATGCCGTGGCACTACCCGGCCGACCTGGCGCACTTCAAGCGTCTCACGACCGGCCACCCCGTGATCGTCGGGCGGAAGACGTACGAGAGCATCGCCGCCCGGATCGGCGGCCCGCTCCCCGACCGCACCAGCGTCGTGCTGACGACGCGCGACCTCGACCTCCCCGAGGGGGCCGTCGCCGCGAACGACGTCAGCGGGGCGGTCGTGCTCGCCGCCGCCGACGCCGCCGACCGCGGCGTCGACGAGGCGTACGTGATCGGCGGCGCCGCCGTCTACGAGCAGTTCCTCGACCTCGCCGACCGGATGGTGTTGACGGAGGTCCCCGGGCGTCCCGACGGCGACACGCGGTTCCCGGACTGGGACGCCGACGCGTGGCGGGAAGTCGACCGCGAGGTCGTTCCGGACGCCGAGACCGACGGCGACGGCGACCTCGCGTTCGTCACCTACGAGCGAAAAACCGACTGA
- a CDS encoding lycopene cyclase domain-containing protein, producing MAIARHERGLRADLRALLSQVHPVFMLPPLAASWFGAAVAGEFGLAVGAIHMTAIFLAVYTAHVKDGYVDFHRRGEDDDHPMTVRGCRLSLLAAGVGFAACTLALGALVGPGAALVTLPTWFIGYLHAPQLDTNPLTTTLGYPTGIALALLGGFYVQTTEVTATILGFALVFLVTLAGVKIIDDEQDYAYDRSIDKRTVSVVLGRPRARTLAFALLMTGLVGVLWGTVGGLFPPSAPAAALAFGSVAVVARPARPTIATMLLIRGAYVFLALLIVAVWFRPLSGAPLPDITVFGPYTYLATEVAFGAVALALLRYAGALRRSARTIAALYPIAYLWDWYTLEVGVFEITMRTGYDLFGIPIEEHLFMIVVPALVLGVHETIRTLSSESDESSRSDSQA from the coding sequence ATGGCGATCGCTCGGCACGAACGGGGACTGCGGGCGGACCTGCGGGCGTTGCTCTCGCAGGTCCATCCGGTGTTCATGTTGCCGCCGCTCGCGGCCTCGTGGTTCGGCGCGGCCGTCGCCGGCGAGTTCGGCCTCGCGGTGGGCGCGATCCACATGACCGCCATCTTCCTCGCGGTGTACACGGCGCACGTGAAGGACGGCTACGTCGACTTCCATCGCCGCGGCGAGGACGACGACCACCCCATGACGGTCCGCGGCTGTCGGCTCTCCCTCCTCGCCGCCGGCGTCGGCTTCGCCGCCTGTACGCTCGCGCTCGGCGCGCTCGTCGGCCCGGGCGCCGCGCTCGTCACCCTCCCGACCTGGTTCATCGGGTACCTCCACGCGCCGCAGCTCGACACGAACCCGCTCACCACGACGCTAGGGTACCCGACCGGCATCGCGCTCGCGCTGCTCGGCGGGTTCTACGTCCAGACGACCGAGGTGACCGCGACGATACTCGGCTTCGCGCTCGTCTTCCTCGTCACGCTCGCCGGGGTGAAGATCATCGACGACGAGCAGGACTACGCGTACGACCGGTCGATCGACAAGCGGACCGTTTCGGTGGTGCTCGGCCGACCGCGGGCCCGGACGCTGGCGTTCGCCCTGCTAATGACCGGGCTCGTCGGCGTCCTCTGGGGGACGGTCGGCGGACTGTTCCCCCCGTCGGCGCCGGCCGCGGCGCTGGCGTTCGGCTCGGTAGCGGTGGTGGCCAGACCGGCCCGCCCGACGATCGCGACGATGCTCCTCATCCGCGGCGCCTACGTCTTCTTGGCCCTCTTGATCGTGGCCGTCTGGTTCCGGCCGCTGTCCGGCGCTCCGCTCCCCGACATCACCGTGTTCGGTCCGTACACGTACCTCGCCACCGAGGTCGCCTTCGGGGCGGTCGCGCTCGCCCTGCTCCGCTACGCCGGCGCGCTCCGTCGGTCTGCCCGGACGATCGCCGCCCTGTACCCGATCGCGTACCTCTGGGACTGGTACACGCTGGAGGTCGGCGTCTTCGAGATCACGATGCGCACCGGGTACGACCTGTTCGGGATCCCGATCGAGGAACACCTCTTCATGATCGTCGTGCCGGCGCTCGTCCTCGGGGTTCACGAAACGATCCGGACGCTCTCGTCCGAGTCGGACGAGTCGTCTCGAAGCGACTCGCAGGCGTGA
- a CDS encoding heme-binding protein, with the protein MVEAPQTEEGWFALHDFRSIDWDAWRDAPERERRRAIEEGEAFLKHRELVADAEEGDSGLFSVLGHKADLLFVHFRPSLDDLSSIERRFEDTALAAFTERTTSYVSVTEVSGYVSDAYFEEGPEEVDAGLRRYIEGKLTPEIPDDEYVCFYPMSKRRGEEYNWYDLDFEDRADLMAGHGEVGKEYAGKIKQVIASSVGFDSHEWGVTLFGSDPTDIKDIVYEMRFDPASSRYGEFGDFYIGRRFPPADLGAYLAGETVPTGEEGGHGEGGHHGEGGHHGESGHHGDDGHGSHGEGHDHAGAGGGSASGDHPHGEEDAGGEGDHPHAGDEGDGGGVSDEEIRGELADLDIYAGKPHGEDVYATVLYSEADVDELFDEVEGLRGNFDHYGTHVKTAVYEGRHTDRAAVVSIWDTASAAETAAGFLSELPEVVARAGEESGFGTMGMFYTVKPDYREEFGDTFDEVGDILAEMNGHVETDLMSNVEDENDMFIASQWEAKEDAMTFFGSDEFRETVEWGREVLADRPRHVFLA; encoded by the coding sequence ATGGTCGAGGCACCACAGACCGAGGAGGGGTGGTTCGCGCTGCACGACTTCCGGTCGATCGACTGGGACGCGTGGCGCGACGCCCCCGAGCGGGAGCGACGCCGAGCGATCGAGGAGGGCGAGGCCTTCCTGAAACACCGCGAGCTGGTCGCCGACGCCGAGGAGGGCGACTCCGGGCTGTTCTCCGTGCTCGGGCACAAGGCCGACCTGCTGTTCGTCCACTTCCGGCCGTCGCTCGACGATCTCTCGTCGATCGAGCGCCGCTTCGAGGACACCGCCCTGGCGGCGTTCACCGAGCGGACGACCTCGTACGTCTCCGTCACCGAGGTCTCCGGCTACGTCTCGGACGCGTACTTCGAGGAGGGGCCGGAGGAGGTCGACGCCGGCCTCCGGCGGTACATCGAGGGGAAGCTGACGCCGGAGATCCCGGACGACGAGTACGTCTGCTTCTACCCGATGAGCAAGCGCCGCGGCGAGGAGTACAACTGGTACGACCTCGACTTCGAGGACCGCGCCGACCTCATGGCCGGTCACGGCGAGGTCGGCAAGGAGTACGCCGGCAAGATCAAGCAGGTGATCGCCTCCTCGGTCGGCTTCGACAGCCACGAGTGGGGCGTCACGCTGTTCGGATCGGATCCGACGGACATCAAGGACATCGTCTACGAGATGCGGTTCGACCCCGCCTCCTCGCGCTACGGCGAGTTCGGCGACTTCTACATCGGCCGGCGGTTCCCGCCCGCGGACCTGGGCGCGTACCTCGCGGGCGAGACGGTGCCCACGGGCGAAGAGGGCGGTCACGGTGAGGGGGGCCACCACGGCGAAGGGGGTCACCACGGCGAGAGCGGCCACCACGGCGACGACGGTCACGGGAGCCACGGCGAGGGCCACGACCACGCCGGCGCCGGCGGCGGCTCCGCCAGCGGCGACCACCCGCACGGCGAGGAGGACGCGGGCGGCGAGGGCGACCACCCGCACGCGGGCGACGAGGGGGACGGCGGGGGCGTCTCCGACGAGGAGATCCGCGGCGAGCTCGCAGACCTGGACATCTACGCCGGGAAGCCGCACGGCGAGGACGTGTACGCGACCGTGCTGTACAGCGAGGCCGACGTCGACGAGCTGTTCGACGAGGTCGAGGGGCTCCGCGGCAACTTCGACCACTACGGCACCCACGTGAAGACGGCGGTGTACGAGGGCCGACACACCGACCGGGCCGCGGTCGTCTCCATCTGGGACACGGCCTCCGCCGCCGAGACCGCGGCCGGCTTCCTCTCGGAGCTCCCGGAGGTCGTCGCGCGGGCCGGCGAGGAGTCCGGCTTCGGCACGATGGGGATGTTCTACACCGTCAAGCCCGACTACCGCGAGGAGTTCGGCGACACGTTCGACGAGGTCGGCGACATTCTCGCGGAGATGAACGGCCACGTCGAGACCGACCTAATGAGCAACGTGGAAGACGAGAACGACATGTTCATCGCCAGCCAGTGGGAGGCGAAGGAGGACGCGATGACCTTCTTCGGCTCCGACGAGTTCCGGGAGACGGTGGAGTGGGGCCGCGAGGTGCTGGCCGACCGGCCGCGCCACGTCTTCCTGGCGTAG
- a CDS encoding GTP cyclohydrolase III — MTTTQVTLVQIDNYGPWTTTPEPRREMDLQTLQSRLFADIAQFVGHRDAYVFFTRFDNMVAVTNGMDGAAHAALQESIGNRYPVSVSLGTAVAERPVDALEDANRRLQVEGSAQDEARTEVLAGEYLTEATGSDLQVAHFDVVNATGKYTDQLNEFDTFINIEQAYASVMRYLREQHGALSFFVGGDNIISVCPDLPERAFADAVAHVEDDVGVELQVGVGRGASAHEAGFAAKHALEDCRHDGTSVELFGVPAAGD; from the coding sequence GTGACGACGACCCAGGTGACCCTCGTCCAGATCGACAACTACGGGCCGTGGACGACGACGCCGGAGCCGCGCCGGGAGATGGACCTCCAGACGCTCCAGTCGCGGCTCTTCGCCGACATCGCTCAGTTCGTCGGCCACCGCGACGCGTACGTCTTCTTCACGCGCTTCGACAACATGGTCGCGGTGACGAACGGCATGGACGGCGCGGCCCACGCGGCCCTCCAAGAATCGATCGGTAACCGCTACCCGGTGAGCGTCAGCCTCGGCACCGCGGTCGCCGAGCGACCGGTCGACGCGCTGGAGGACGCGAACCGCCGGCTCCAGGTGGAGGGAAGCGCGCAGGACGAGGCCCGGACCGAGGTGCTCGCCGGCGAGTACCTCACGGAGGCGACGGGCTCGGACCTCCAGGTCGCGCACTTCGACGTCGTCAACGCGACCGGCAAGTACACCGACCAGCTCAACGAGTTCGACACGTTCATCAACATCGAACAGGCGTACGCCTCCGTCATGCGGTACCTCCGGGAGCAGCACGGCGCGCTCTCCTTCTTCGTCGGCGGCGACAACATCATCTCGGTCTGCCCCGACCTCCCCGAGCGCGCGTTCGCCGATGCGGTCGCGCACGTCGAAGACGATGTGGGCGTGGAACTCCAAGTCGGCGTCGGCCGCGGCGCCTCCGCTCACGAGGCGGGGTTCGCCGCCAAGCACGCGCTGGAGGACTGCCGCCACGACGGCACGAGCGTCGAGCTGTTCGGCGTCCCCGCTGCCGGCGACTGA
- the thyA gene encoding thymidylate synthase — MQQYLDLVDDTLSTGTYKPNRTGVDTIASFSGQYTVDLAEGFPLLTTKQMDGYRWNSLIHEVLWYLSGEEHVRNLREETKIWDAWADDEGRLDTAYGRFWRRYPVPEDDAALPGETWPEDAHRWVTVEEGPDGGERLTFDQIRYVLDTLEENPRSRRMVVNAWHPANAATSTLPPCHYSFVVNVQDGRLNLHLTQRSGDIALGVPFNIAAYAILANALAQRTGFEVGEFGHTVVDAHVYCGRGERGKWYANNLPYVQERLANVGSKADYLDVKDWVERTAPDEADGEAGYDHVPGLLEQLSREPRERPRIEIADVPLDELTYEDVELVDYDSADGLSFAVAE; from the coding sequence ATGCAACAGTACCTCGATCTCGTCGACGACACCCTGTCGACGGGCACGTACAAGCCGAACCGGACCGGCGTCGACACGATCGCGTCGTTCAGCGGGCAGTACACCGTCGACCTCGCGGAGGGGTTCCCCCTCCTCACCACCAAACAGATGGACGGCTACCGCTGGAACTCGCTCATCCACGAGGTGCTGTGGTACCTCTCCGGCGAGGAGCACGTCAGGAACCTCCGCGAGGAGACGAAGATCTGGGACGCGTGGGCCGACGACGAGGGCCGACTCGACACCGCCTACGGCCGGTTCTGGCGCCGCTACCCAGTTCCGGAGGACGACGCCGCGCTTCCCGGCGAGACGTGGCCCGAGGACGCCCACCGCTGGGTGACCGTCGAGGAGGGCCCCGACGGGGGCGAGCGCCTGACGTTCGACCAGATTCGGTACGTGCTCGACACGCTCGAGGAGAACCCGCGCTCGCGCCGGATGGTCGTCAACGCGTGGCACCCCGCCAACGCCGCGACCTCCACGCTCCCGCCGTGTCACTACTCGTTCGTGGTGAACGTGCAGGACGGCCGTTTAAATCTCCACCTCACGCAGCGCTCGGGCGACATCGCGCTCGGCGTGCCGTTCAACATCGCCGCCTACGCGATCCTCGCGAACGCGCTCGCGCAGCGGACGGGGTTCGAGGTCGGCGAGTTCGGTCACACCGTCGTCGACGCGCACGTCTACTGCGGCCGCGGCGAGCGCGGCAAGTGGTACGCGAACAACCTCCCGTACGTGCAGGAGCGGCTCGCGAACGTCGGGAGCAAGGCCGACTACCTCGACGTGAAGGACTGGGTCGAGCGGACCGCCCCGGACGAGGCCGACGGCGAAGCGGGGTACGATCACGTCCCCGGCCTGCTCGAACAGCTCTCGCGGGAGCCGCGCGAGCGCCCCCGGATCGAGATCGCCGACGTCCCCCTCGACGAGCTGACCTACGAGGACGTCGAGCTCGTCGACTACGACTCCGCGGACGGCCTCTCGTTCGCGGTCGCGGAGTGA
- a CDS encoding PadR family transcriptional regulator, whose protein sequence is MRKSGPPKGLISYLVLELLDERPRYGYELLGEITAISGGHWEPSYGSLYPILYKFEDEGVAERVERADEPDRKYFALTDAGREELVEKRREIGAEAKEFGDVVLGFYHLYAALATDDRFDVDDADGDWEYSERYSAWIVEQTIRHHERDFGEFERIDATPEEFYAGTDAAGDADDAEGTDAEAAGDGEGVDAGGAGDADDAAGDGPTEGDAAPDGGDATDR, encoded by the coding sequence ATGCGGAAGAGCGGACCGCCGAAGGGACTGATCTCGTATCTCGTCTTGGAGCTACTCGACGAGCGACCCCGGTACGGCTACGAGCTGCTGGGCGAGATCACCGCGATCAGCGGCGGCCACTGGGAGCCCTCGTACGGCTCGCTCTACCCGATCCTCTACAAGTTCGAGGACGAAGGCGTCGCCGAGCGCGTCGAGCGCGCCGACGAGCCCGACCGGAAGTACTTCGCACTCACCGACGCGGGCCGCGAGGAATTGGTCGAGAAGCGCCGGGAGATCGGCGCGGAGGCGAAGGAGTTCGGCGACGTCGTCCTCGGCTTCTACCACCTGTACGCCGCGCTCGCCACCGACGACCGGTTCGACGTCGACGACGCGGACGGCGACTGGGAGTACTCCGAGCGCTACAGCGCGTGGATCGTCGAGCAGACGATCCGCCACCACGAGCGCGACTTCGGCGAATTCGAGCGGATCGACGCCACGCCGGAGGAGTTCTACGCGGGGACGGACGCCGCGGGCGACGCGGACGACGCCGAAGGGACGGACGCCGAAGCCGCGGGCGACGGCGAAGGGGTGGACGCCGGTGGCGCGGGCGACGCGGACGACGCCGCCGGCGACGGCCCAACCGAGGGGGACGCGGCCCCCGACGGCGGCGACGCTACCGATCGATGA
- the hisI gene encoding phosphoribosyl-AMP cyclohydrolase, with the protein MSDADADAGASGAGEDGGDGIDVDFGEDGLVPAIAQDADSGEVLMLAYVSPEALDRTRETGEAHYYSRSRDELWRKGGSSGHTQAVREVRVDCDADTLLYLVDQNVGACHTGHRSCFHRTIDGEHVGERVFDPEEVY; encoded by the coding sequence ATGAGTGACGCCGACGCGGACGCGGGAGCGAGCGGGGCCGGCGAGGACGGGGGCGACGGCATCGACGTCGACTTCGGCGAGGATGGGCTCGTCCCCGCGATCGCCCAGGACGCCGACTCGGGCGAGGTGCTGATGCTCGCGTACGTCTCGCCGGAGGCGCTCGACCGCACCCGCGAGACGGGCGAGGCCCACTACTACTCCCGGTCGCGCGACGAGCTGTGGCGCAAGGGCGGCTCCTCCGGCCACACGCAGGCGGTCCGCGAGGTGCGCGTCGACTGCGACGCCGACACCCTGCTGTACCTCGTCGACCAGAACGTGGGAGCGTGTCACACGGGCCACCGCTCCTGCTTCCACCGGACGATCGACGGCGAGCACGTCGGGGAGCGCGTCTTCGACCCCGAAGAGGTGTACTGA